A window from Argopecten irradians isolate NY chromosome 3, Ai_NY, whole genome shotgun sequence encodes these proteins:
- the LOC138317943 gene encoding probable L-asparaginase periplasmic produces the protein MAEKVLVLQTGGTIDKCYPKTILGYSFEIGEPAVSRVLDRAKSTLTVEIKTVCRVDSQDISQEDRTKLAHACRETDAKKIMITHGTDTMVETARMLSEEQLDKIIVLTGSFLPETFKNSDADFNIGFAFGCLQTMTSNGVYLSMNGCILPWSKCGRDSQTNMFGPAS, from the exons ATGGCCGAGAAGGTGTTGGTACTACAGACTGGAg gtacaatCGATAAGTGCTACCCCAAAACCATCCTAGGATATTCCTTCGAGATTGGTGAACCTGCTGTCTCGCGCGTCCTTGACCGAGCAAAGTCAACCTTGACCGTGGAGATAAAAACTGTGTGTAGAGTTGATAGCCAGGATATAAGCCAGGAAGATAG GACCAAACTTGCACATGCTTGTCGTGAAACAGACGCAAAGAAGATTATGATAACTCACGGCACTGATACGATGGTAGAGACAGCCCGGATGTTATCAGAGGAACAATTGGATAAAATCATTGTGCTAACCGGCTCCTTCCTTCCGGAAACATTTAAGAATTCTGACGCCGACTTTAACATTGGTTTCGCCTTTGGTTGTCTACAGACGATGACGTCAAATGGTGTATACCTGTCCATGAATGGATGTATTCTACCTTGGTCTAAATGTGGACGGGATTCTCAGACAAACATGTTTGGGCCAGCATCCTAA